One genomic window of Cannabis sativa cultivar Pink pepper isolate KNU-18-1 chromosome 2, ASM2916894v1, whole genome shotgun sequence includes the following:
- the LOC133034056 gene encoding uncharacterized protein LOC133034056 — protein MTTIKYDEIKGVRDFILKLVNVQSKLKDHNIPLPDSFIIHRALHALPASFSLIKTAYNTYNQTWTISDLISQCVAEESKLKREKNESANYVSHLKPNKGKGKFKNKNDGATKQNGNGKEHKNKQKNNNGKSKYSNVKCYFCEKLGHRRTDCHKFKTWLEKKQAQSGAKGSQEAK, from the exons atgacaaccattaagtatgatgaaataaaaggagtgcgagattttattctgaaattggtgaatgttcagtccaagttgaaagatcataatattcctcttcctgactctttcattattcatcgagctcttcatgctcttcctgcctctttcagccttatcaagacagcctacaacacttacaatcaaacatggactatcagcgacctaatttctcagtgtgtagctgaagaaagcaagcttaaaagggagaagaatgaatctgctaactatgtttctcacctcaagcccaacaaaggaaaaggaaaattcaagaataaaaatgatggtgctacaaaacagaatggtaatggtaaggagcataagaataaacagaagaataacaatggaaagtccaaatactctaatgtgaagtgttacttttgtgaaaaattggggcatcggagaacagactgtcacaaatttaagacttggttagaaaagaaacaagcacaatcag gggctaagggatctcaggaagccaagtga
- the LOC115720504 gene encoding chitinase 2-like, giving the protein MKLISNITTTNPNILLITIFLIILSQANSVPIPNTKLFTEYIGAEFNNVTFSNVPINPTLQFHFLLSFAIDYDTSSGLTPTNGKFNVFWDSNNLSPSHVSAIKKANPNVKVGLSLGGDTVGHGGASAFFKPFSIDSWVSNAVKTLTQIIQHYNLDGIDIDYEHFSSDTHTFAECIGRLIKSLKNNKVISFASIAPYENDQVQSHYKALWNKYGDLIDYVNFQFYAYDKGTTVSQFIDYFNTQSSNYHGGKVLVSFTTEGRGGLSPENGFFKACNELKQQGKLHGIFIWSADDSKNKKNDFRYEKKSQALLTS; this is encoded by the coding sequence atgaAGCTAATTAGTAATATTACTACTACTAATCCAAACATACTTCTCATTACAATTTTCCTTATCATCTTATCCCAAGCTAACTCTGTTCCAATTCCAAACACAAAACTTTTCACAGAATACATAGGAGCAGAATTCAACAACGTTACATTCTCAAACGTACCAATCAATCCAACCCTCCAATTTCACTTTCTTCTCTCCTTCGCCATAGATTATGACACGTCATCAGGCTTAACCCCAACCAATGGCAAATTCAACGTCTTTTGGGACTCAAACAATCTCTCCCCATCTCATGTCTCAGCCATCAAAAAAGCCAATCCCAACGTCAAAGTAGGCCTAAGCCTCGGCGGAGACACCGTGGGCCACGGTGGCGCTTCGGCCTTCTTCAAGCCATTCTCTATTGATTCTTGGGTGTCCAATGCAGTCAAAACTCTCACTCAAATCATCCAACACTACAACCTCGACGGAATCGATATCGATTACGAGCATTTCAGCTCAGACACTCATACTTTCGCCGAATGCATCGGACGCTTAATAAAGAGTTTGAAGAACAACAAAGTGATCTCGTTCGCTTCCATTGCTCCCTATGAGAATGACCAAGTACAGAGCCATTACAAGGCTTTGTGGAATAAATATGGGGATTTGATTGACTATGTGAATTTCCAATTCTATGCTTATGATAAGGGAACAACTGTGTCTCAATTCATTGATTATTTCAATACTCAAAGCTCTAACTATCATGGTGGGAAGGTTTTGGTTAGCTTTACTACCGAAGGCAGAGGAGGTTTGTCACCGGAAAATGGGTTCTTCAAGGCTTGTAATGAGTTGAAACAACAAGGAAAACTCCATGGAATCTTTATTTGGTCTGCTGATGATTCTAAGAATAAGAAGAATGATTTTCGTTATGAGAAGAAATCACAAGCACTTTTGACTAGCTAA